TCTCGGTGTGGTCGGGGCACACTCCATCAAGGAGAGAGTAAACGAGGAATCGATTACGGAGATGCTTGAATGGATCGAAGAGCGCGAGATCGAAGTCATGACGCTTCGGGAAGCAATATCCGTTTATAATTCTGATAAATAAATCAGTCAGTATTGAGTCCTTCTCTTACTAGACTGTTCCTTCACGAAATACCGGCGAAGAGAATCGAGATAATCTATCTCTGATATTACTTATTTTCATATAGATAGTCCTGATTTCCGGTATTATCGACTTCACGTATGGCTCCTGGGCAAGACTGAGTAGCTACCGTGTATAACCGATGGAGGTGGTATCGTCACGTCTAATGGCGATTACTAATATATCAACGCTCCTCTCCCCAGTTGCTCCGTCCTTTTGGGTCATCAGAGGAACTGTTTATCACGTGTTCAGTATAGAATTCAGTGGTGTGACTCGGTAGCGAGCGATAAAACAGGGAACGATTCTCGGGTGTATCGATTGCCATATCTATCTGAGTATCAGCAACCGCTATAAAAGAACATTACCGACCGTCATCGTTATTTACGATGTGCCGAAGGAAGACTGCTGTTGGGTATCTCGGTCGCTTTCAGCTACGGTATTGGAGTTAGATCTCGTTTCGCCAACGATAGCGTAGTAACTGATACCAACAGTAAGCGAGAAACCATAACAGACGACGATAAAAGGGATCCAATAGAGCCGGAAGCCGAAGTTCCGAACCCAGGGAAGGACATTACCAACGACAGTCATGATAACGAATAGGACGTATCCCGGAACGGCAAGCGGGGAAAACAATCGTGAGTCGATAGCACTGATGGCAAACGGGAACACGAGCAGTGCGAAACATACCCGGACGACAGGGGTAATGGCGAGTTCTCTGAGAGGGATAGGTGTTCTAGTCATGCCGTTCGTTGGATACCGTGTTCTGCGAGTAATAGGTTGGTTATCGTCGCTGTCCATCGGATCTGTGTATCGATATCAAGCAAGAAGTCTGTCGACTCAACGAGATAGCTAGCGACGTCCAGATCATGCTGAGCCTTCTGAATGAGAAGTCCAGTCCCCCGATCGATATCGTCCATAGCCACCGGCGTAAAACGGTGGAATCGCATTAGTCGGGGCACATAATGATCGTTCATGGATCGACAGACGTCCGTCGCGGTATCGGTCGCTCGGTTCGCTTCCGTATGTAGGATGACTTGGCCAACCCATCGGTGATGCGTGTTGAACAGTCCTCGTGAGCGATGGAGATCAATCACGACATCCGGATCAGCGTCCGTGATGACGCGCCAGATCGCGCGAGCGAGGGCACTTTCGGGCGGTTGCTCGCTGGGAAACGATCGATTGAGGTCGCCATCTGGTCCTCGGCGATCGTTTCGCTCGATAGCGAGGATAGTGGCAAAAGGGATTACGACTAATCGACCAGCGTCTATGTCCCAACTCGTGATATTGGCTGCGACCCGATAGCCGTTGATCTCGTTGCCATGCATTCCGCCAAGAATCACTGCCGTTGGTCCCTCCGCCGACCCGGTGACTTCGTAGACCGCCGTTTCGTGAGCAGTATTTTCCATGATGGTTTCGACGATTCGATCCCGATCGAGCGCGTTCTTGGCCCGGTCAAGCGAACGACCTGGAGAGTGTTGGAATGATCGAATCGCCGCCATACCGGCGATCAGGCCACTAGTCAAGGTAGTGGCCCCTGAAGGAACGGAAGGTCGTCGTCTCACTACTGGATGTACAGGGCGAGATATAATAAGAACGAGGAAGTTCGATACGGCCCACAGAAGACCGGAAACCAGTGTAGTACTTCATTGGATCCCAGTACGTCGATTACAAACGCCAGTTCTACCCTCGGTTTCTCGAACTAATTCCAGTACCACTGACTCACAACTACTGAGGTTTTCTACGTGAAGACGGAGCTACCAAGGTGTACACCCGCTAGAACTCACAACGAATGATTCTATACAGGAAGTTATTGATCGCTCGTTCACCCGACGATACGCAATGTGAGGACCATCGAAGCGACGAGTAGGATACTATCACGCCTTATTCGGAGATACCGTCCGCTACGGGGATCTCGACGAACTCGAATCATCAAAAATAGTATGGTCTGGAAATCATGCAATAATCGACGTTACAGGTAGGACTCGTTGTAGACGGTCAAGCCGTAGAGCGGTACTCACAGGTAGAGATACTCTTACTCGTCATACGAGTCAGAAAAACAGCGCCGGAATCGTGTTCCGGAAGATGTTGAGCGAGATAACGAACAGAAGCGTGATGACGAACCACGTGAATTTCTGCTCGTCGATCTCGATGCGTCGTAGATAGGTCCCAAGCAACAAGCCCACGATAGTGACGACGGCGATAACCGACCCGAGCCAGAGGCGATACGGCGTCATCAGGTCGGTAAAGAACGTCATCACTACGAGACGAGTAGCGAAAATCGTCCCGAGCGTCATCGAAAGCCCGCCAATGTACCGCTCCGCGTCGCGTTCGAACGTATGGAAATACGCCGGGAGAACCGGACCGAGGTTCGCAGCGGCAAGCAGGAATCCCTCGAGGAGTCCAATACCACCGAGCGCAACGGGATGGTGAGCCTCCTCGATGACGACGAAGTTCTTCACCACCTGGAAGACGACATACCCCAGGACGATCAGCCCGATGAGAAACGGGACGAGTGGCCCAGTGCTAAACCACGAGAGAAAAGCCACACCGATGAGAGTCCCGACGATAGCGAGACCAAGCAGTGGCCACTCCTTCCGAACGAACTCGATACCGGTGCCCGTTTCACCCATCTGAAACACGTTGACCATCAATGGCGGGACGGCCAGAACGACAACCGTGAGCGTCGGATCAATAACACTAGCGAAGACGGGTGTCACGATCAGCGAGAACCCGAACCCGAGCATACCCATGACCGTCCCAGCGAGGATTGCAATGCCAATGAATAGAACGAAGAGTCCCACTGAAACGTCCGACTGAATCCCTTGCGTGACGTTCTCTGCACCCGGAAAGAGCACGATTGCTACGGTGATAACGGCGAGTGTCGCTCCCGTCATCAGTACCTCGCGGTACTGGAAATCCAGAAGATTCGTCACGAACTGTTCGACGTCTATTTTTGATTCACTCGTACCCATTGTTTCGGAAGCGAGGAGCAGTCGACCTCGATAATCGACCGCCGACTCAACAGACGACAAAAGGAGTCGCGTATATATGGGCTCCCGGTAGTCGGTCAGAACTGGGCGTATACGAGTCAGTCTCTATTCCGGAAAGTGCCAGTAGAAGCCCTGTGTGGGCCCAGATATGCTACACGAGCGTATATCTTCTGTACTGGGAACCAGAATACAGTACCGCTATCAAAACAGCACACGAGCAGCGGAAGCACTACCGGTTCGTAATACAGGATCAGTTCCTGCCGATTAGATCTCTATCCCGTTTCTAGAAGTAAAATCTATTCCAAACTCGAACCCTGTAGGATTACAGTGATAACGTACTAGAGGGGTTGTACTCCCCCTTCACAGCACCAAACGGATACCTACTAGTCGCCACGAACTATTTCGATAATCGAGGATGGTCACCCTTGTGGTTGTGAGTTTCATCCAGATAGACAACGGTTGTGAACGCGAATGCAGCAACTACGAAGCAGACGACTCCGAGATAGGATCCCCATGGTGTGAGTGCGATCTGGCTGAGTGCCTCGAAAAACTCTTTGAACAGCACGAACAGCAGCCCGAAGAACGTAAAGAACGTTCCTATCGTAGCGAACCGCTCGCGCAGCCTCTGGTTTTCCATCAGAAGAGCGAACGCTGTACAGGAAGTAAGTAATGCAGTTGCTTATACATGAGCAACGATCAGTAACGACGATAAACTCAGTTGAATCGACCGAATCGAGACCCGTTTCATCTGCTGGTTGAACCCCCATTGCGAACATTAATCGAGTGAACGGATCTCGTGTCTCATTCATCCGGTCCTCTCGTTCCTACCTCGGGTTGTCACGTGACACGTCTACCGGATAAAATTGCTGGTATATCGACGACGTTTGGAACGAACGCATCACATGAAAGGGAGTCTAATTAGTCCTCTCACGGATAGATGCAGTAATCACCGCTAATCGGTATCCCTGACAGTCTTCGCCTGAATGAAGTCGCCTATACGGCTCGACACCTACCTATCGTATGAACAGTGTCAACAGCTATCAATGCCAAATGCGACCCTTATAATCGATATGAATCGAGTATGCATAATCGAGCGGAGTATCGACGCGATATCGGGAATAATGGGCCGACAAGCAATGAACGCCCGGGCGGAAATGTGGATTGCGGGGCGATCGGCGTGAACACGGTCACGGCGAATCCGTTCCTTATCCGGCTTCACCACCGGAGGTGGCTCAGATGAACACCGCCAGAGCGAGCTCTGGCGATCCCACATTCGGTCACGGAGGTGATCTCACATGAACACAGTCGAGGAGTGGAAACGGGAGAAACACCCGCTTGACGTCATCGACGACGTTTACGAGTACGCCGAGGAGGAGCTCTCGTTCGACGAGATCGAGGAGCGTGCGGGCGAGGGCGTCTGGGAGCGCATGAAGTGGACCGGGATGTACACCCACGGCCGCCAGCGGGGCTACTTAATGATGCGCACGAAGGTCCCTGGGGGGTATCTCACACCCGAACAGGCCAAGGTAATCGGCGAGGTCGCAGACGAGTTCGCCACCGCCCCCGAAGAGTACGGCGGCAGCGAGCAGAACGAGCTGTGGGGCGACGCCTTCCTTGATATCACGACCCGGCAGGACGTTCAAACACATTGGATCGAGATCGAGGACGTCCCCGAGGTCTGGGAGCGCTACGACGACGTGGGGCTGACGACGATACAGGGCTGTGGGGACGGCGCGCGGAACGTGCTCGGCTGTCCGGCTGCAGGCCTCGACGATCACGAGTGTTTCGATGCCCAGCCCGTGATCGACGCGGTCTCGGAGTTCTTCACGGGCAACCGCGAGTACGGCAACCTCCCCCGGAAGTTCAAGATGACGATCACGGGCTGCCGGCAGGACTGCGCCCAATCCCAGATCAACGACGTCGGGCTGGTGCCCGCCCGCAAGGACATCGCGGGCGAGCCCCACTACGGATTCCACGTCCGCGTCGGCGGCGGCCTCTCGGACGGCCCGCGGATGGGATCGGAACTCGACGTGTTCGTTCGCCCGGAGGACGCCGTCGAGTTCTGCCGTGCCGTGGCCCAGACGTTCAAGGAACTGGGCGACCGGCACAACCGCGGGGTCTGCCGGATGCGCTACCTCGTCCAGCAGATGGGCCCCGACGGGTTCGAACAGGCGGTTCGCGACCGGTGTTCGGTCGACCTGCGCTCTCGCGGGCGCGATCTCACCGAGGGCTATACCGGGGATCACGTCGGCGTCCACGACCAGCGCGAGGACGGCCTGCAGTACGTCGGCTTCAACGTGATCACGGGCCGGATGGGCGGTGATGAGTTCGTCGAGGCGGCCCGCGCGGCTCGCGAGTACGGTACCGAAGAGACGTCGATTCGGCTCGCGACCGATCAGAACTTCCTGATCAGCCACATTCCCGAGGAGAACGTCTCCAGCCTGCTCGCCGAACCCTTCGCCGCGGACTACCAGCCCGACCCCGGTCCCTTCTCGCGGGGCGCGGTCGGCTGTACCGGAAGCGAGTTCTGTAACTACGGCATCATCGAGACCAAGAATCGAGTAAAGCGCTGGGCGCGCGAGCTCGACGAGCGCATCGAGACGCCCGACGACCTCGAAGTAGTCCGGATGCACATGAGCGGCTGTTCGGCCTCGTGTGCCCAGCCCCAGATCGCGGACATTGGCTTCCGCGGCGAGACAGTCCAACTGGACACCGACGGCGACGGAGACCCCGATGACATCGTCGAGGGAATGGACTTCGGCCTCGGCGGCAGCCTCGGTCCCGACAACGACTTTCTCGACTGGGTCGAGACCGCGGTCCCCGCCGACGCCGTCATTCCCGCCTTGGAGGAGCTCTTTGCGGCCTACGGCGAGGAGCACGAGGACGGCGAGCGATTCTACGAGTGGACCCGGCGGGTCGACAACGACCGCTTGCGGACGGTGATGCAGGGTGCGGAGGCACCCGTCTCAAAGGGGGTGGCCGCCGATGACTGATCCCGAACGCGATCGGGGTCCGCTTCCGAGCGTGCCCAAGGCGGGCAATGACGCCTCTGGAACGAGCGTCCCACCGACGAGTGGGGCACGCGACCCCGAAGGAACCGACCCCGACGCGAAGCCGATCCGGTACCGGCGGGCCGATGAGGACGCCGAAACGGCCACGGACGATGTCGCCGACGGCTGTGGCTGTGGGAGCTGTGGCTGTGGCGACGGTGCAAGCGAGCGGGCCGATACGGCGGTCGCCGCCGACGGCAGCGGCGGCGCGGTCAACGTCGGTTCCGATGGAAGCCTCGGCGACGTCCAGTTCACCGAGCCCTCGACGGAGCCGACCCAGGACCTCTCGGACAACCCTGCCGAGCGCGTCGGCGTCCCCGACGGCGTCGAGCTCGACACTCCATCCTACTCGATCCGGAGCGAGATGAACGACATCGAGACGCCGGACGAGAAGACCTGGTTCATGGAGCTCGACGCGGCCGTCATCGACGACGGCCGCTGTATCCAGTGTGGTACCTGCGTCGCCGCGTGTCCCTCCGACTCGATCGGGATCGGCGACGACGACCTGCCCGAGCTCGTAAAGATGTGTACCGGCTGTTCGCTCTGCTGGGACTTCTGTCCCCGCGGCGGCCTGCGCTACGAGCGCCAGTGGAAGATCACGGGCGGCGAGGACAACGTCAAGGGCGCGGGCGACCCGATCACGGAGTTCTCCGCGAAGGTCGGCGAGTCCTGGCAGCGAAACGCCCAGGACGGCGGCGTCGTCACCAGCGTCCTCTCGCACCTGCTCGAGGCTGGCGAGATTGACGGCGCGCTGATCGCCACCGAGTCCGACGACGAGCCCTGGAAGGCAGAAAGCTTCCTCGCGACGAGCCACGAGGAGGTCGTCGCGAACGCGGGCAGTTTCTATAACCAGACGATGGCGCTCGGTAACCTCGATCTGGATCGCTGGGAACACAAGCTGCCTGACAAGCCCGCGGAGGAGATCAGCCTCGCGATGGTAGGGACGCCCTGCGAGATCGAGGGGATCCGCGCGCTGCAGGACTTCGAGTGGGACTACCAGTCCCAGAACGCGGGCGTTCGCGCGATCGACTACACCATCGCGCTGATGTGTACGAAGAACTTCAACTATCACAGGCTCATCGGCGAGCAGCTAGCGGAGAAACGCGGAATCACCACCGATGAAATCGGGAAGATGGACGTGCTTCACGGCGACATGATCGTCTACGACCACGAGGGTGAGGAGATCCTGCGCGAGGACGTCACGGAGTTCCACGACGCCACCCTCAAGGGCTGTGACGAGTGTGCGGACTTCACGGGCTTCTGTGCGGATCTCACCGTCGGCTCCGTGGGATCGGGCGACGAGTACTCGAGCGTCATCGTCCGCACCGAGCGCGGAATGGACGCCTGGGAACTGACCGCGCCGGATCTCGACTACCACGACTTGGAGGACAAGAGCGCGGTCGGTAAGCTCCAGGGCTGGGACAAGAAGAAGGCCTTCGAGTCGCTCGAACGCCCGTTTGACCCCGATGCACCGCGGTTCATTGAGTACACCGAGCACGCCGAGAACTACGGGACGACGCTCAACCCTCACGAGAGCGATCACTAACGAGGTCACGTCACCGTTCCGTTGTGGATGAAGGACGGCGCTTCGTCCGCTCAATCTCCTCTCGTCGAATTTCCGAGGAAGCCGAGGACAGTGGCTGCTTACTCCTTACTTCCCCAACCGAACGCGAGCCATCCGCCGTCGGGATGCAGGATCTCGCCGGTCATGAAGTGAGCCCCTTCCGCGAGGAACGCCACACAGTTCGCGACTTCGTCGACGGTTCCGAACCGACCCAGCGGCGTTCTGTCGACGACGTCCTGTTTCTCGAACCCGATCTGGTCCTGTGCGTCATCGACCATGTCGGTTTGGATGTATCCCGGCGCAACGGCGTTGACCTGGATGTCGTGTTCCGCCCATTCGACGGCCAGACACCGCGTGAGATTGTTCACACCGCCTTTCGACGTGTTATACGGTGTTCGACCGGTTTGGCCCTGTTCTCCCATCATACTCGAGATGTTGATGATGTTCCCGCCCGTTCCCTGCTCGATCATCCGGTTTCCAGCGACCCGGGCGCCGTAGAACGTCCCACTGAGATTGACGTCGAGAACGGTCTGCCAATCGTCCAGCGAGATGTCTTCGGCGGGGCCGCGAATGTTAATGCCGGCGTTGTTCACCCAGATATCCAGCGACCCGAACTCGTCGACGGTTTGCTCGGCAAGCGATCGAAGCGAACTGTAATCCGTGACGTCGGCCTCGATCGGCAGGACGCCACTGCTACAGTCGATCTCCTCGGCGGCCTCTTGGGCTCGGGTCTGCGAGCGAGAATTGATGACGACGTTCGCCCCCTCCGTCGCGAGGTGTTGAGCGATAGCGAACCCGATACCGTTACTCGAACCGGTGACAACAGCGGTTTTCTCGTCGAGTGAACCGGCCATACGTGAGAACTACTCGACTCCCTTGTGGTTGTTTCGATGCTCGCGTTCTGTTCTTCGGGACGGGGACCCACTCATACGGC
This DNA window, taken from Halalkalicoccus subterraneus, encodes the following:
- a CDS encoding sulfite exporter TauE/SafE family protein is translated as MGTSESKIDVEQFVTNLLDFQYREVLMTGATLAVITVAIVLFPGAENVTQGIQSDVSVGLFVLFIGIAILAGTVMGMLGFGFSLIVTPVFASVIDPTLTVVVLAVPPLMVNVFQMGETGTGIEFVRKEWPLLGLAIVGTLIGVAFLSWFSTGPLVPFLIGLIVLGYVVFQVVKNFVVIEEAHHPVALGGIGLLEGFLLAAANLGPVLPAYFHTFERDAERYIGGLSMTLGTIFATRLVVMTFFTDLMTPYRLWLGSVIAVVTIVGLLLGTYLRRIEIDEQKFTWFVITLLFVISLNIFRNTIPALFF
- a CDS encoding succinylglutamate desuccinylase/aspartoacylase family protein, which encodes MAAIRSFQHSPGRSLDRAKNALDRDRIVETIMENTAHETAVYEVTGSAEGPTAVILGGMHGNEINGYRVAANITSWDIDAGRLVVIPFATILAIERNDRRGPDGDLNRSFPSEQPPESALARAIWRVITDADPDVVIDLHRSRGLFNTHHRWVGQVILHTEANRATDTATDVCRSMNDHYVPRLMRFHRFTPVAMDDIDRGTGLLIQKAQHDLDVASYLVESTDFLLDIDTQIRWTATITNLLLAEHGIQRTA
- a CDS encoding SDR family NAD(P)-dependent oxidoreductase — protein: MAGSLDEKTAVVTGSSNGIGFAIAQHLATEGANVVINSRSQTRAQEAAEEIDCSSGVLPIEADVTDYSSLRSLAEQTVDEFGSLDIWVNNAGINIRGPAEDISLDDWQTVLDVNLSGTFYGARVAGNRMIEQGTGGNIINISSMMGEQGQTGRTPYNTSKGGVNNLTRCLAVEWAEHDIQVNAVAPGYIQTDMVDDAQDQIGFEKQDVVDRTPLGRFGTVDEVANCVAFLAEGAHFMTGEILHPDGGWLAFGWGSKE
- a CDS encoding nitrite/sulfite reductase, which produces MNTVEEWKREKHPLDVIDDVYEYAEEELSFDEIEERAGEGVWERMKWTGMYTHGRQRGYLMMRTKVPGGYLTPEQAKVIGEVADEFATAPEEYGGSEQNELWGDAFLDITTRQDVQTHWIEIEDVPEVWERYDDVGLTTIQGCGDGARNVLGCPAAGLDDHECFDAQPVIDAVSEFFTGNREYGNLPRKFKMTITGCRQDCAQSQINDVGLVPARKDIAGEPHYGFHVRVGGGLSDGPRMGSELDVFVRPEDAVEFCRAVAQTFKELGDRHNRGVCRMRYLVQQMGPDGFEQAVRDRCSVDLRSRGRDLTEGYTGDHVGVHDQREDGLQYVGFNVITGRMGGDEFVEAARAAREYGTEETSIRLATDQNFLISHIPEENVSSLLAEPFAADYQPDPGPFSRGAVGCTGSEFCNYGIIETKNRVKRWARELDERIETPDDLEVVRMHMSGCSASCAQPQIADIGFRGETVQLDTDGDGDPDDIVEGMDFGLGGSLGPDNDFLDWVETAVPADAVIPALEELFAAYGEEHEDGERFYEWTRRVDNDRLRTVMQGAEAPVSKGVAADD
- a CDS encoding Coenzyme F420 hydrogenase/dehydrogenase, beta subunit C-terminal domain, giving the protein MTDPERDRGPLPSVPKAGNDASGTSVPPTSGARDPEGTDPDAKPIRYRRADEDAETATDDVADGCGCGSCGCGDGASERADTAVAADGSGGAVNVGSDGSLGDVQFTEPSTEPTQDLSDNPAERVGVPDGVELDTPSYSIRSEMNDIETPDEKTWFMELDAAVIDDGRCIQCGTCVAACPSDSIGIGDDDLPELVKMCTGCSLCWDFCPRGGLRYERQWKITGGEDNVKGAGDPITEFSAKVGESWQRNAQDGGVVTSVLSHLLEAGEIDGALIATESDDEPWKAESFLATSHEEVVANAGSFYNQTMALGNLDLDRWEHKLPDKPAEEISLAMVGTPCEIEGIRALQDFEWDYQSQNAGVRAIDYTIALMCTKNFNYHRLIGEQLAEKRGITTDEIGKMDVLHGDMIVYDHEGEEILREDVTEFHDATLKGCDECADFTGFCADLTVGSVGSGDEYSSVIVRTERGMDAWELTAPDLDYHDLEDKSAVGKLQGWDKKKAFESLERPFDPDAPRFIEYTEHAENYGTTLNPHESDH